In the genome of Desulfovibrionales bacterium, one region contains:
- a CDS encoding CoB--CoM heterodisulfide reductase iron-sulfur subunit A family protein, with protein MVKQGESGTSGKTGAIVVVGGGISGMQSALDAANSGFKVYLVEERPSIGGVMAQLDKTFPTNDCSTCMISPKLIEVAKNPNIEILSYAEVVDVLGNPGDFRVSVRKKARYVDPQKCIGCGLCASKCPKKVRDDFNQGLGYRKAIYLSFAQAIPLVYTIDRDKCIYFQTGRCRACEKFCPNQAINFEQQDEIVELAAGAVILSPGFETFNARLKGEYGYGRYANVLTSLDYERVLSAGGPFEGHIQRPSDGTKPQRIAWIQCVGSRDATVGCEYCSYVCCMYATKQALISRDHDPGIEPSIFYIDIRAQGKGFDRYYERARSQGVRYIRSMVSRIVENPQDKTLEISYLDVSGRIQTEVFDLVVLSVGLRPHSSFQKLAGKLGVALNEFGFCRTQPLDLVSTSREGFFVSGAFQSPKDIPDTVAQASSAAGAAAALLSDARGTMISEKSHPEEKDVQGQEPRIGVFVCHCGINIAGVIDVKEVAEYAKSLPGVVYATNYLFTCSTDSQQEMKKAIEEQGLNRVVVASCSPRTHEPLFQDTLREAGLNKYLFEMANIRDQASWVHAGHAQEATSKAKDLVRMSAARAARLEPLADMPFEVTPKALVVGGGVAGLTAALGLAENGYETCLVEQTAELGGNARLIHYTEDGTNPAEYVGRLVRKVKENPLITVYTNARVVDYGGHVGQFKSTIAADGQRISISYGAAIIATGGQEYKPQEYLYGQDGRVLTQREMEQQLAGDAGDLKGIRDVVMIQCVGSRDEEHPYCSRICCTAAVKNSRKLKELNPGVNVYVLFRDMRTFGFKELYYKKAREEGVRFIRYEPGRKPEITDGNGHLTVNVYDQNLRTDVALRADRLVLSAAVRPQGDSAELAGVLKLPVDQDGFFMEAHLKLRPLDFAIAGFFLCGLAHGPKFVDESIAQAKGAVSRACTILSKKRMLAGGDVAHVDAEKCIACLTCVRTCPYGVPRFDEDEGVIVIDAAACQGCGNCASACPRGAITVGHNTDEQYVAKISALYELDRAAS; from the coding sequence ATGGTTAAGCAGGGAGAGTCGGGCACAAGCGGAAAGACTGGTGCCATAGTGGTTGTCGGCGGTGGTATCTCCGGAATGCAGTCGGCCCTCGACGCTGCCAACTCGGGATTCAAAGTGTATCTTGTGGAAGAGCGGCCCAGCATCGGCGGGGTTATGGCTCAGTTGGACAAGACCTTTCCCACGAACGACTGTTCGACCTGCATGATATCGCCGAAACTCATCGAGGTGGCGAAGAATCCGAACATCGAGATCTTGAGCTACGCCGAAGTTGTCGACGTTCTGGGGAACCCGGGGGACTTCCGCGTGAGCGTCAGGAAGAAGGCTCGCTACGTTGACCCGCAAAAATGTATCGGCTGTGGTCTGTGCGCCAGCAAATGTCCCAAGAAAGTGCGGGACGACTTCAACCAGGGGCTGGGATACAGGAAAGCCATCTACTTGAGTTTTGCCCAGGCCATTCCTCTCGTCTATACCATCGACAGGGACAAGTGCATCTACTTCCAGACGGGACGGTGCCGTGCCTGCGAGAAGTTCTGTCCGAACCAGGCCATCAACTTCGAACAACAGGATGAGATCGTAGAGCTTGCCGCCGGCGCCGTGATTCTCTCGCCTGGGTTTGAGACGTTCAACGCGCGGCTCAAGGGCGAGTACGGGTACGGCCGCTATGCCAACGTATTGACCAGCTTGGACTACGAGCGTGTTCTGTCGGCCGGCGGCCCCTTCGAAGGGCACATCCAGCGGCCTTCCGACGGGACGAAACCGCAGAGAATCGCCTGGATTCAGTGCGTGGGTTCACGGGACGCGACGGTGGGTTGTGAATACTGTTCCTACGTCTGCTGCATGTACGCCACGAAACAGGCCCTTATTTCGAGAGACCATGACCCGGGGATAGAACCGAGCATCTTCTACATCGACATTCGTGCCCAGGGCAAGGGATTCGACCGGTACTATGAACGAGCTCGGTCGCAGGGTGTGCGTTATATCCGGTCCATGGTTTCAAGAATAGTGGAAAATCCGCAGGACAAGACACTGGAGATCAGCTACCTGGACGTCTCAGGACGCATCCAGACCGAGGTTTTTGACCTGGTGGTGCTGTCCGTGGGGCTTCGTCCCCATTCGAGCTTTCAGAAACTGGCCGGCAAGCTCGGCGTCGCGCTGAACGAGTTCGGTTTCTGCCGGACGCAGCCGCTGGATCTTGTTTCTACCTCGCGGGAAGGTTTTTTCGTCAGCGGCGCTTTCCAGAGTCCGAAGGACATACCGGATACCGTTGCCCAAGCCAGCAGCGCGGCGGGAGCAGCGGCAGCCCTTCTGTCGGATGCCAGGGGTACCATGATCAGCGAAAAATCTCACCCGGAGGAGAAGGACGTTCAAGGCCAGGAGCCGCGTATCGGCGTCTTCGTCTGTCACTGCGGCATCAATATCGCGGGTGTGATCGATGTCAAAGAGGTGGCCGAATACGCAAAGTCCCTGCCCGGCGTGGTGTATGCGACGAATTACCTTTTCACCTGCTCCACGGATAGCCAGCAGGAGATGAAAAAAGCCATCGAAGAGCAGGGACTGAACCGCGTGGTTGTAGCCTCCTGCTCGCCGCGCACTCACGAGCCCCTCTTTCAGGATACGCTGCGGGAAGCCGGCCTCAACAAGTATCTCTTCGAAATGGCCAACATCCGCGATCAGGCTTCATGGGTACATGCCGGTCACGCCCAGGAAGCCACCAGCAAGGCCAAGGATCTGGTGCGGATGTCCGCGGCCCGGGCCGCTCGTCTGGAACCGCTTGCGGACATGCCTTTCGAGGTGACGCCGAAGGCACTTGTCGTCGGAGGCGGCGTGGCAGGTCTCACGGCGGCCCTGGGGCTGGCCGAAAACGGTTACGAGACATGCCTCGTGGAGCAGACGGCCGAGCTGGGCGGCAACGCCAGGTTGATCCACTATACGGAGGACGGCACGAACCCGGCGGAGTACGTGGGACGGCTGGTCCGGAAGGTGAAGGAAAACCCGCTCATTACCGTGTATACGAATGCCAGGGTTGTTGACTATGGTGGTCATGTGGGTCAGTTCAAGAGTACCATCGCCGCAGACGGTCAGAGGATCAGCATCTCCTATGGAGCGGCCATCATAGCCACAGGTGGACAGGAGTACAAACCTCAGGAGTACCTGTATGGTCAGGACGGCCGCGTTCTCACACAGAGAGAGATGGAACAGCAACTGGCCGGTGACGCGGGTGATCTGAAGGGCATCCGGGACGTGGTTATGATACAGTGTGTCGGCTCCAGGGACGAGGAGCACCCTTACTGCAGCCGGATCTGTTGCACGGCCGCCGTAAAGAACAGCCGCAAACTGAAAGAACTGAATCCCGGTGTGAATGTCTATGTCCTGTTCAGGGACATGAGGACCTTCGGCTTCAAGGAGCTGTACTACAAGAAGGCCCGCGAAGAGGGTGTGAGATTCATCCGCTACGAACCGGGAAGGAAACCTGAGATTACGGACGGGAACGGGCATCTCACGGTGAATGTCTACGACCAGAACCTCAGGACGGACGTGGCACTCAGGGCGGACCGTCTGGTATTGAGCGCGGCCGTAAGGCCGCAGGGGGACAGCGCCGAGCTGGCCGGGGTTCTCAAACTGCCCGTGGACCAGGACGGCTTCTTCATGGAGGCGCACCTCAAGCTGAGGCCGCTTGATTTTGCCATCGCCGGGTTTTTCCTGTGCGGTCTGGCACACGGCCCCAAGTTTGTGGACGAGTCCATCGCGCAGGCCAAGGGCGCGGTTTCCAGGGCGTGTACCATTTTGTCCAAGAAGAGGATGCTTGCCGGCGGGGATGTGGCACACGTTGATGCGGAGAAATGTATCGCATGCCTGACCTGTGTCCGCACCTGTCCCTACGGAGTGCCCCGGTTCGATGAGGACGAGGGAGTGATTGTTATCGATGCTGCCGCCTGCCAGGGTTGCGGCAATTGCGCCAGTGCTTGTCCGCGCGGGGCGATCACCGTCGGGCACAATACGGATGAACAGTACGTTGCCAAGATAAGCGCGCTGTACGAGCTTGACCGGGCGGCGAGCTGA
- a CDS encoding FAD-dependent oxidoreductase encodes MKAVVDSKIGAVLVIGGGIAGVQAALDLAESGFFVYLVERSAAIGGVMAQLDKTFPTNDCSMCILSPKLVECGRHLNIEILTLSEVKGVSGAAGRFKVRIVRHPRYIDETKCIACGTCAEKCPKKVEDEFNAGLARRKAAYIQYPQAVPLKYAIDPVNCIWLNKPGRCGACAKYCPTQAVDLTQTDREVTLEVGSIVVATGCGLSQGTVFQYANSPNVVTSVEFERILSATGPYRGHLVRPSDGNPPKKIAWLQCVGSRDRTNRYCSAVCCMYAIKEAVIAKEHSAEPLDTAIFFMDMRTSGKDFDKYYRRAEEESGVRFIRSRIQNISPLEDGGLLLRYATEDGRISAEPFDMVVLSVGLKPAPAMVDLSERLDVDVDQYGFVATGDLSPVAASRPGIYVCGASEGPKDIPQSVMEASAAACGASTLLSEVRHTMSQEKSYPAESDVTGEEPRVGVFVCHCGINIGGVIDVEGVRAYAGSLPGVAYVESNLFTCSQDTQEKMKAVIKEHGLNRVVVASCSPRTHEPIFQQTLREAGLNKFLFELVNIRDQGSWVHRNEPEAATEKAKDLIRMAVAKMRLAEALPGMKLPASRDVLVVGGGVAGMVSALELADQGHTVHLVERDQYLGGQATSLRWTWQGEDIQSYVAGMVEAVTAHERVQVYLQTTLKSVTGSVGNFETMVVSSGDGSTRKIEHGAAILATGAGPARTEEYLAGQDPNVYQGVELDQVIAREPERIKQAQSAVFIQCVGSRDEHHPYCSRICCTHSIANALELKRLNPKIEVYILYRDLRTYGKREDLYRQAREQGVIFLRYDPADKPRVELVAGAAGASRLKVAVTDRLLGETLEIYPDFVSLATAIESTGQKKLAEMFKVPVNDDGFFIEAHMKLRPVDLTTEGVFVCGMAHYPKPMEESISQAKAAAGRAGALLSKGCREIEGVVASVNPDLCVSCLTCVRLCPYHVPAINAEGKAEIDPASCQGCGICVAECPAKAISFKYLTDKQVIAGCSALLRKAAG; translated from the coding sequence GTGAAGGCTGTTGTCGATTCCAAGATAGGTGCGGTACTGGTTATCGGCGGAGGAATCGCCGGCGTTCAAGCGGCGCTTGACCTGGCGGAGTCCGGATTCTTTGTCTATCTCGTGGAGCGGTCGGCGGCCATCGGCGGCGTGATGGCCCAACTGGACAAGACCTTTCCGACGAATGACTGCTCCATGTGCATACTCTCACCAAAACTGGTGGAATGCGGAAGGCACCTGAACATCGAGATTCTGACACTTTCAGAGGTGAAGGGGGTCTCCGGTGCGGCAGGCCGCTTCAAAGTCAGGATTGTGCGGCACCCGCGGTACATAGACGAGACGAAGTGCATTGCCTGCGGGACTTGCGCCGAGAAGTGTCCAAAGAAGGTCGAAGACGAATTCAATGCCGGCCTTGCCCGGAGGAAAGCGGCCTATATTCAATATCCCCAGGCCGTTCCCCTGAAATACGCAATTGATCCTGTAAACTGCATCTGGCTCAACAAGCCGGGACGGTGCGGGGCCTGTGCCAAATACTGTCCCACGCAGGCCGTCGATCTGACCCAGACCGACCGGGAAGTAACGCTTGAGGTGGGTTCTATTGTCGTGGCCACGGGCTGCGGTCTGTCGCAGGGTACGGTGTTTCAGTATGCCAATTCCCCCAACGTGGTGACGAGCGTGGAGTTTGAGCGGATCCTGAGCGCTACCGGCCCCTACCGCGGTCACTTGGTGCGACCCTCCGACGGCAATCCCCCGAAGAAGATCGCCTGGCTACAGTGCGTAGGATCGAGGGACAGGACCAACCGTTACTGTTCAGCGGTCTGCTGCATGTACGCGATCAAGGAGGCGGTCATTGCCAAGGAGCACAGCGCGGAACCGCTGGACACGGCTATCTTCTTCATGGACATGCGCACCTCAGGCAAGGATTTCGATAAGTACTACAGACGAGCGGAAGAGGAATCCGGCGTCCGCTTCATCCGTTCCCGTATCCAGAATATCAGTCCTCTTGAGGATGGGGGGCTCTTGCTCCGGTATGCCACCGAGGACGGTCGCATAAGCGCGGAGCCTTTTGATATGGTGGTCCTGTCCGTGGGCCTCAAGCCGGCGCCGGCCATGGTTGATCTGTCGGAACGGCTGGATGTGGATGTGGATCAATACGGTTTTGTGGCAACCGGAGACCTTTCTCCCGTCGCCGCCTCGCGTCCGGGTATCTATGTCTGCGGGGCGTCCGAAGGGCCGAAGGACATCCCCCAGTCGGTCATGGAAGCGAGCGCCGCCGCCTGCGGAGCATCTACCCTCCTTAGCGAGGTGAGACATACCATGTCGCAGGAAAAGAGCTATCCTGCGGAATCGGACGTCACCGGAGAAGAACCGCGGGTGGGCGTCTTTGTGTGCCATTGCGGCATCAACATCGGCGGCGTGATTGATGTTGAAGGTGTGAGGGCCTACGCCGGCAGCCTTCCTGGTGTGGCCTACGTCGAGTCCAACCTCTTCACGTGTTCTCAGGACACCCAGGAGAAGATGAAGGCCGTCATCAAAGAGCACGGGCTCAACCGGGTTGTGGTAGCCTCCTGCAGCCCGCGCACGCATGAGCCTATCTTTCAGCAGACGCTGCGTGAAGCCGGACTCAATAAGTTTCTATTTGAGCTGGTGAATATTCGGGATCAGGGATCGTGGGTTCACCGCAATGAGCCGGAAGCAGCTACAGAAAAGGCCAAAGACCTGATCCGTATGGCTGTGGCCAAGATGCGTCTGGCCGAGGCTCTGCCCGGCATGAAGCTGCCCGCCAGCAGGGACGTTCTTGTAGTGGGAGGCGGCGTGGCGGGCATGGTCAGCGCTCTGGAGCTGGCTGACCAGGGCCACACCGTGCACCTGGTAGAGAGGGACCAATACCTCGGCGGCCAGGCGACCTCGTTGCGGTGGACATGGCAGGGAGAAGATATCCAGTCCTACGTAGCCGGCATGGTTGAGGCCGTCACAGCCCACGAACGCGTACAGGTTTATCTCCAGACTACGCTCAAGAGCGTTACCGGTTCGGTGGGAAATTTTGAGACGATGGTAGTGTCCAGTGGGGACGGCAGCACACGCAAGATTGAACATGGTGCGGCTATTCTGGCTACCGGCGCCGGGCCGGCAAGGACGGAAGAATACCTGGCCGGACAAGATCCAAATGTCTATCAAGGGGTCGAACTGGATCAGGTCATAGCGCGAGAACCGGAGAGGATCAAGCAAGCGCAATCGGCTGTCTTCATTCAGTGTGTCGGCTCCCGTGACGAGCACCACCCGTATTGCAGCCGGATCTGTTGCACGCACAGCATAGCCAACGCCCTGGAATTGAAGAGGCTGAATCCGAAAATAGAGGTCTACATCCTCTACCGCGACCTGCGCACCTATGGCAAACGGGAGGACCTCTACCGCCAGGCCAGGGAGCAGGGAGTCATCTTCCTGCGCTACGATCCGGCGGACAAACCCCGGGTGGAGTTGGTGGCCGGCGCCGCCGGCGCCTCTCGTCTGAAAGTGGCGGTGACCGATAGGCTTCTTGGCGAGACTCTGGAGATCTATCCTGATTTCGTTTCTCTGGCCACGGCGATCGAGTCAACGGGGCAGAAGAAGCTGGCGGAGATGTTTAAGGTGCCGGTTAACGATGACGGGTTCTTCATCGAAGCCCACATGAAACTGAGGCCGGTCGATCTGACGACCGAAGGGGTTTTTGTCTGCGGCATGGCGCACTATCCCAAGCCTATGGAGGAGAGTATCTCTCAGGCCAAAGCAGCAGCGGGGCGGGCCGGTGCCCTGCTGTCCAAAGGGTGTCGCGAGATCGAGGGTGTGGTGGCCTCCGTCAACCCGGACCTTTGTGTGTCCTGTCTGACCTGCGTCAGACTATGTCCTTATCATGTCCCGGCCATCAACGCAGAGGGCAAAGCCGAGATCGATCCGGCCAGCTGTCAGGGCTGCGGAATATGCGTGGCCGAGTGTCCGGCCAAAGCCATCAGTTTCAAGTATCTCACAGATAAACAGGTCATTGCCGGATGCAGTGCTCTGTTGAGAAAGGCGGCAGGTTGA
- a CDS encoding methylenetetrahydrofolate reductase, whose product MKSGSSLERILESGQFAVTSECGPPKGTSGQVVKRKGELLKTCCDALNITDNQTAIVRMSSLSGCVLLRELGIEPVMQMVVRDRNRIAIQSDILGAVALGVRNLLCLSGDHQRFGNHPQAKGVYDIDSIQLIQTVKRMRDEKKFMNGEDISGDIPLYIGAAANPFADPFEFRVRRLAKKIKAGVDFIQTQGIFDVERFSRWMAMARDEGLHEKVHVLAGVIPIKSVGMARYMAKNVAGISVPRELVSRMEGAKDAKEEGLKIAIEIIEQVKEIEGVHGVHIMAVAWEDVVPRIVEEAGLMPRPIV is encoded by the coding sequence ATGAAATCGGGAAGCAGTCTGGAGAGAATACTGGAAAGCGGGCAGTTCGCCGTAACCTCGGAGTGCGGGCCACCCAAGGGAACTTCGGGCCAGGTGGTCAAGCGCAAAGGGGAACTCCTGAAGACCTGCTGTGACGCTTTGAACATAACGGACAACCAGACGGCCATCGTGAGGATGTCCAGCCTCAGCGGGTGCGTTCTTCTGAGGGAACTGGGTATAGAGCCGGTGATGCAGATGGTGGTGCGCGACCGGAACCGGATCGCCATTCAGAGCGACATTCTGGGCGCCGTGGCGCTGGGAGTCCGTAATCTGCTTTGTCTATCCGGTGACCACCAGAGATTCGGCAATCATCCGCAGGCGAAGGGGGTCTACGATATTGATTCCATTCAGCTCATACAGACGGTCAAAAGGATGCGCGATGAGAAGAAGTTCATGAACGGAGAGGATATCTCGGGCGATATCCCGCTCTATATCGGCGCTGCGGCCAATCCCTTTGCGGATCCTTTTGAGTTCAGGGTCAGAAGACTGGCCAAGAAGATAAAGGCAGGGGTTGATTTCATCCAGACTCAGGGGATATTTGATGTGGAGAGGTTCTCCCGCTGGATGGCCATGGCCAGAGACGAGGGCCTGCATGAGAAGGTGCATGTTTTGGCCGGGGTTATTCCCATCAAATCCGTGGGCATGGCGCGGTACATGGCCAAGAACGTGGCCGGCATCTCCGTACCGAGGGAACTGGTCAGCCGGATGGAAGGGGCCAAGGACGCCAAGGAAGAAGGCCTGAAGATAGCCATCGAGATCATTGAGCAGGTCAAGGAGATTGAAGGAGTTCACGGCGTTCATATCATGGCTGTGGCCTGGGAGGATGTCGTGCCGCGCATTGTTGAGGAGGCAGGGTTGATGCCCAGGCCGATAGTGTAA
- a CDS encoding response regulator — protein sequence MSKKILMVDDDVDFCAAAKLLLESKAYEVVLAHDGKEGLDKVRTTGPDLVILDVMMPEMNGYDVCVVLKSDPKLSHIPIILLTAVDQSIFKTTYTKEMGLMTEADDYIAKPVDSAELARRVERLLSP from the coding sequence GTGAGTAAGAAAATATTGATGGTAGATGATGACGTTGATTTTTGTGCGGCAGCCAAACTTCTCCTTGAGAGTAAGGCTTACGAGGTTGTCTTAGCCCACGACGGGAAGGAAGGTCTGGATAAGGTCCGGACCACGGGGCCGGATCTGGTTATCCTGGACGTAATGATGCCGGAAATGAATGGGTATGATGTGTGCGTCGTTCTCAAGTCCGATCCAAAGTTGAGTCACATACCAATCATTCTCCTCACCGCGGTGGACCAATCCATATTCAAGACGACCTACACTAAAGAAATGGGTCTAATGACCGAGGCCGATGACTATATTGCCAAGCCGGTCGATTCTGCTGAGTTGGCGAGGCGGGTGGAACGGTTATTGAGCCCGTAA
- a CDS encoding response regulator, which produces MGTNAKIMVVDDDPDMRETLEMILGSVGYTVVTACNGEECLTRLKEEQPDLLILDLLMPKMDGFEVCKALKDPRRAKYAHMPIIILSSIREGVSQRRYELETGVQLDVDDYVEKPVESKVLLERVGRILDKRRSATN; this is translated from the coding sequence ATGGGAACGAATGCAAAGATTATGGTAGTGGATGACGATCCGGATATGCGTGAGACCCTGGAGATGATACTCGGATCCGTCGGCTATACAGTAGTTACTGCCTGCAACGGCGAAGAATGCCTGACACGCCTCAAGGAAGAGCAGCCGGACTTACTTATCCTTGATCTTCTTATGCCCAAAATGGATGGCTTTGAGGTGTGTAAGGCCCTTAAAGATCCGAGGCGTGCCAAATATGCCCATATGCCGATTATTATCCTCAGCTCCATAAGGGAGGGGGTCAGCCAGCGCCGCTACGAACTGGAGACGGGCGTGCAGCTTGATGTAGACGACTATGTGGAAAAGCCTGTGGAAAGCAAGGTCTTGCTGGAACGCGTGGGGAGGATTTTGGATAAGAGGCGTTCTGCCACGAATTGA
- a CDS encoding hydrogenase iron-sulfur subunit, with amino-acid sequence MQCSVEKGGRLKDFTPVIVAFCCKYUAYSAADLAGSARLQYPSNVRIVRVPCTGRVDIIHILRALEDGADGVYVAGCLEGECHFQTGNLKAKKRVQYVKGLLRDLGIEPERVEMYNMSASQGGRFAEVAREMVDRIKKLGPSPLRGE; translated from the coding sequence ATGCAGTGCTCTGTTGAGAAAGGCGGCAGGTTGAAAGACTTTACTCCAGTTATCGTAGCTTTCTGTTGCAAGTATTGAGCCTATTCTGCGGCTGACCTGGCAGGCTCAGCGCGACTGCAATACCCATCCAATGTCCGGATCGTACGCGTTCCGTGCACCGGACGGGTGGATATTATCCACATCCTCAGGGCCTTGGAGGATGGGGCGGATGGTGTCTATGTGGCCGGTTGCCTGGAAGGGGAATGCCATTTCCAGACCGGAAATCTCAAGGCGAAAAAACGGGTTCAATACGTTAAAGGGCTCCTGCGCGACCTGGGCATTGAGCCGGAAAGGGTGGAGATGTATAATATGTCCGCGTCCCAGGGCGGGCGCTTTGCGGAAGTGGCCAGGGAAATGGTAGATCGGATAAAAAAACTAGGGCCCAGTCCGTTACGAGGAGAATAA
- a CDS encoding methylenetetrahydrofolate reductase C-terminal domain-containing protein yields the protein MIVGEQKPFAEIVEMLKGFQKILVLGCGTCVTVCFAGGAKEVEILSSLIRMDRKKKGEPVEIVEKTLVRQCDPEYLQELSGSIGEYDAVLSMACGVGVNFLADTYANTVFLPALNTKFMGVTEEHGVWSERCAGCGQCILDMTGGLCPIARCSKGLFNGPCGGSVNGKCEISKDVDCVWQLIYDRLKGLNRLDKLDEIFPIKDWSASPHGGPRKIVREDLKV from the coding sequence ATGATTGTTGGCGAACAGAAGCCATTTGCTGAAATTGTCGAGATGCTGAAGGGGTTCCAAAAGATCCTGGTTCTTGGGTGTGGCACCTGCGTAACGGTGTGTTTTGCCGGCGGCGCCAAAGAGGTGGAGATCCTTTCGTCGCTGATTCGCATGGACCGCAAGAAAAAAGGGGAACCCGTTGAGATCGTGGAGAAGACCCTCGTCCGGCAGTGTGATCCGGAGTATCTTCAGGAGCTTTCCGGGTCCATAGGCGAGTATGACGCGGTGCTGTCCATGGCCTGCGGCGTAGGCGTCAATTTCCTGGCAGATACCTATGCGAACACCGTTTTCCTCCCCGCACTAAACACCAAATTCATGGGAGTCACGGAGGAACACGGCGTCTGGTCCGAGCGCTGTGCCGGCTGCGGCCAGTGCATTCTGGACATGACCGGCGGACTGTGTCCCATAGCCCGGTGTTCCAAAGGCCTCTTCAACGGCCCCTGCGGCGGCTCGGTCAATGGGAAATGCGAGATAAGCAAGGACGTGGACTGCGTATGGCAGCTGATATATGACCGCCTGAAGGGTCTCAATCGACTGGACAAGCTTGACGAGATTTTCCCCATAAAGGATTGGTCGGCGAGTCCCCACGGTGGTCCGCGGAAGATTGTGAGAGAGGATCTGAAAGTATGA
- a CDS encoding 4Fe-4S dicluster domain-containing protein, with amino-acid sequence MTKNEIDPQFKFDLARRLGGDSIKRCFACGTCTASCPVSGVREDFDPRKIIHMILLGQKHQVLSSDTIWYCSLCNTCSFVCPQDVRFSEAMVILRQMAVENGYIPKSFLARWQQLERLGQQFRTEMLNSFLAERGHEQLLSPEELLRKACADCIGGK; translated from the coding sequence ATGACCAAGAACGAGATTGATCCGCAATTCAAATTTGACTTGGCCCGAAGGTTGGGCGGGGACAGCATTAAACGTTGTTTTGCCTGTGGTACATGTACGGCCAGTTGCCCGGTGAGCGGGGTCAGGGAGGATTTTGATCCGCGGAAGATCATTCATATGATCCTTCTCGGGCAGAAGCATCAGGTCTTGTCTTCGGATACCATATGGTATTGCTCTCTCTGTAATACCTGCTCCTTTGTCTGCCCGCAGGACGTGAGATTCAGCGAAGCCATGGTCATTCTCCGGCAGATGGCCGTCGAAAACGGCTACATCCCCAAGTCGTTCCTGGCCAGATGGCAACAGTTGGAGAGGCTTGGGCAACAGTTTCGAACGGAGATGTTGAATTCTTTTCTTGCAGAAAGAGGGCATGAGCAACTTTTGAGTCCCGAAGAACTTCTTCGGAAGGCATGCGCGGATTGTATAGGTGGCAAATAA
- a CDS encoding hydrogenase iron-sulfur subunit → MEPQPAVPATNVTGETGETSKEFQPKIEALVCTYCTYTAADMAGSQRLQYPPTVRIVKYPCTGRISIEHILKAFEAGADTVFVGGCEIGSCHFVEGNLRAAERVAYTKTLLEEIGLGGDRLEMFHIGASDPHGFVRAVKEMTERAEKLGANPLR, encoded by the coding sequence ATGGAACCACAACCGGCGGTCCCGGCCACGAATGTGACGGGCGAGACAGGCGAGACCTCAAAGGAATTTCAGCCTAAGATCGAGGCACTGGTATGCACGTACTGCACTTATACAGCCGCGGACATGGCCGGATCCCAGCGGTTACAGTATCCACCGACGGTCCGGATCGTGAAGTATCCGTGCACGGGCAGAATATCCATCGAGCACATTCTGAAGGCCTTTGAGGCTGGAGCGGATACTGTATTCGTGGGGGGCTGCGAGATCGGCAGTTGCCACTTTGTTGAAGGAAATTTGCGGGCCGCAGAGCGGGTAGCTTATACCAAGACGCTTTTGGAGGAAATCGGCCTAGGCGGTGACCGCCTGGAGATGTTTCATATCGGCGCCTCGGATCCTCATGGTTTCGTCCGGGCAGTCAAAGAGATGACCGAACGGGCGGAAAAACTGGGGGCGAACCCGCTAAGATGA